A single genomic interval of Barnesiella intestinihominis YIT 11860 harbors:
- the fabF gene encoding beta-ketoacyl-ACP synthase II, with protein sequence MELKRVVVTGLGAITPLGNDVPSTWAALLEGVSGAGPITLFDASEFKTQFACQVKDFDPLKYFNAKEVRKLDRYTQFALAATQEGIADSGLDLETVNKDRAGVIFSAGIGGISTFEQEVGNYAVAPEKGPRFNPFFIPKMIADIAAGQISMIYGFRGPNFGIVSACASSTHALIDAYNYIRLGKADFIVSGGAEAAITVSGVGGFNAMHALSTRNDSPETASRPFSASRDGFVMGEGSACLILEELEHALARGAKIYAEIVGGGLSADAYHLTATHPEGLGAKLVMQNALDDAHMAPEEIDYINVHGTSTPVGDKSEAKAILEVFGDHAYDLNISSTKSMTGHLLGATGALEALICVKSIDDSIVPPTINHAEGDDDPEIDSKLNFTFNKAQKREVNAALSNTFGFGGHNASIIVKKFTK encoded by the coding sequence ATGGAGCTTAAAAGAGTCGTAGTAACAGGTCTTGGTGCAATCACTCCGTTGGGAAATGATGTTCCCTCTACATGGGCTGCCCTTTTAGAAGGAGTAAGCGGAGCAGGGCCTATTACGCTTTTCGATGCATCTGAATTCAAAACTCAATTTGCTTGTCAGGTCAAGGACTTCGATCCGTTGAAATACTTCAACGCAAAGGAAGTGCGCAAACTCGATCGTTATACCCAATTTGCTCTCGCAGCGACCCAAGAAGGTATCGCAGATTCGGGATTAGACCTCGAAACCGTCAATAAAGATCGTGCCGGCGTTATCTTCTCGGCAGGTATCGGCGGAATCAGCACGTTTGAGCAAGAAGTCGGGAATTATGCCGTCGCTCCCGAAAAAGGGCCTCGGTTCAACCCGTTCTTTATCCCGAAAATGATTGCAGACATCGCCGCAGGACAAATATCCATGATATACGGTTTCCGGGGACCCAACTTCGGTATCGTATCGGCATGTGCATCTTCTACCCACGCCCTCATCGACGCATATAACTATATACGTTTGGGCAAAGCCGATTTCATCGTATCGGGTGGAGCCGAAGCTGCGATCACCGTATCGGGTGTCGGAGGATTCAATGCCATGCACGCACTCTCCACAAGAAATGATTCGCCGGAAACAGCGTCACGTCCGTTCAGCGCTTCGCGCGACGGATTCGTTATGGGCGAAGGAAGTGCCTGCCTCATTCTTGAAGAATTGGAACACGCATTGGCCCGCGGGGCTAAAATCTATGCCGAAATCGTAGGAGGCGGACTCTCTGCCGATGCCTACCACTTGACGGCTACTCACCCCGAAGGTTTAGGTGCTAAATTGGTGATGCAAAACGCTCTCGACGATGCTCACATGGCTCCCGAAGAGATCGATTACATCAACGTTCACGGTACATCTACACCCGTAGGTGATAAATCGGAAGCCAAAGCGATTTTGGAAGTTTTCGGAGATCACGCATACGACCTCAACATCAGTTCTACGAAATCGATGACCGGGCACTTGCTCGGTGCGACTGGTGCATTGGAAGCCCTCATCTGTGTGAAATCTATCGATGACAGCATCGTACCCCCCACTATCAACCATGCCGAGGGAGACGATGATCCCGAAATCGACAGCAAATTGAATTTCACATTCAATAAAGCGCAAAAACGCGAAGTAAATGCAGCGCTGTCCAACACCTTTGGTTTCGGTGGCCACAATGCAAGTATAATCGTAAAAAAATTCACGAAGTAA
- a CDS encoding acyl carrier protein yields the protein MSDVASTVKEIIVEKLGVKESEVTPEANFTNDLGADSLDTVEMIMEFETKFDIKIADDQAEKITTVGEAIAHIEKAIAEK from the coding sequence ATGTCTGACGTAGCATCAACAGTAAAAGAAATTATCGTAGAAAAATTAGGTGTTAAAGAATCAGAAGTAACTCCCGAAGCAAACTTTACGAATGACCTCGGTGCAGATTCTTTGGACACTGTCGAAATGATCATGGAATTTGAAACCAAATTCGATATCAAAATCGCTGATGATCAAGCAGAAAAAATTACAACTGTAGGTGAAGCTATCGCTCACATCGAAAAAGCTATCGCAGAGAAATAA
- the pdxB gene encoding 4-phosphoerythronate dehydrogenase PdxB, translating into MNTIPYIIADNKIPYLKGILEPYVRIDYLSPERINAQTVQDADILLIRTRTKCNRELLDRSRCRYIATATIGYDHIDTLYCKEKGISWQNAPGCNASSVGQYVLSSLLAWSKSTRKNLQDCTIGIVGVGHVGKIVARYGKLLGMQVLLNDPPRQEAESETDFVSLEKICREADIVTFHTPLTHEGKYPTYHLADTDFFNALEKTPLIINTARGEIINTEALKRALKQKKISSVILDCWENEPNIDKELLEQAFIATPHIAGYSADGKSEATRMIVQSVGKWIKTAIPTQNIVPPAPVREIIDLSGATNPLQQAVWESYNPFDDDLRLRKSPETFEMQRGLYPLRREFPAYYIKGIPPIGSPILENLGFHLV; encoded by the coding sequence ATGAACACGATTCCATATATTATAGCAGACAACAAAATACCCTACCTGAAAGGGATTCTCGAACCTTACGTGCGAATCGATTACCTATCCCCCGAACGGATAAATGCACAAACGGTACAAGATGCCGATATACTTCTAATCCGCACCCGGACAAAATGTAATCGGGAACTGCTCGACCGAAGTCGCTGCCGATACATAGCGACGGCGACCATAGGCTACGACCATATCGATACGCTCTACTGTAAAGAAAAAGGCATCTCTTGGCAAAACGCGCCCGGTTGTAATGCATCTTCTGTCGGGCAATACGTATTGTCATCACTGCTGGCTTGGAGCAAAAGCACCAGAAAAAACCTGCAAGACTGCACCATAGGCATCGTAGGAGTAGGTCACGTGGGCAAAATAGTCGCCCGATACGGCAAATTATTGGGAATGCAGGTTCTGCTCAACGATCCCCCCCGACAAGAAGCCGAAAGCGAAACCGATTTTGTTTCTCTCGAAAAAATTTGTCGGGAGGCCGACATCGTCACATTTCACACCCCTCTGACACATGAAGGAAAATACCCGACATATCATTTGGCCGACACCGACTTTTTCAACGCCCTTGAAAAAACGCCCCTCATCATCAATACGGCGCGAGGAGAAATAATAAATACCGAAGCATTGAAACGAGCGTTGAAACAAAAAAAAATATCGTCGGTTATCCTTGATTGCTGGGAAAACGAGCCGAACATAGATAAAGAATTATTGGAACAAGCCTTCATTGCCACCCCCCATATCGCTGGATATTCTGCCGACGGTAAATCGGAGGCGACACGCATGATTGTACAGTCGGTCGGGAAATGGATAAAAACCGCTATCCCCACCCAAAATATCGTACCACCCGCACCGGTACGGGAAATTATCGACCTCTCCGGGGCTACCAATCCTCTGCAACAAGCCGTATGGGAATCCTACAACCCTTTCGACGATGACCTCAGATTGAGAAAATCCCCCGAAACATTCGAGATGCAACGAGGCCTGTACCCTCTAAGGCGAGAGTTTCCGGCTTATTATATAAAAGGTATTCCCCCGATCGGGTCTCCCATTTTAGAAAATTTAGGATTTCACCTCGTATAA
- a CDS encoding DUF4254 domain-containing protein, which yields MNFAETCNRIFWNTTQYYHRFDQVDTPLENPYSEGSIEYYLCLKNWIDVVQWHLEDIIRNPEIDPEEALAIKRRIDKSNQERTDLVEMIDDYFLQKYANVEVKADATINTESPAWAIDRLSILAVKIYHMQQEVERKDASPEHIAKCREKLRILLEQRADLSMAITQLLDEIESGKKYMKVYKQMKMYNDPALNPVLYKK from the coding sequence ATGAATTTCGCTGAAACGTGTAATCGTATTTTTTGGAATACAACACAATATTATCATCGGTTCGACCAAGTCGATACCCCGTTGGAAAATCCTTATTCGGAAGGGAGTATAGAATATTATCTGTGTCTGAAAAATTGGATCGATGTGGTTCAGTGGCATTTGGAGGATATTATTCGCAATCCCGAGATAGATCCCGAAGAGGCCTTAGCTATCAAGCGAAGGATCGATAAGTCGAATCAGGAGCGTACCGATTTGGTGGAAATGATCGATGATTATTTTTTACAAAAGTATGCCAACGTCGAGGTAAAAGCGGATGCAACCATCAATACGGAAAGTCCGGCTTGGGCCATAGACCGTCTGTCGATTCTTGCCGTTAAAATCTATCATATGCAACAAGAGGTAGAGCGTAAGGATGCCTCTCCCGAGCATATCGCCAAATGCCGGGAAAAGCTGAGAATTTTATTGGAGCAACGAGCCGATTTGTCTATGGCGATCACCCAGTTGCTCGATGAAATAGAGTCTGGCAAGAAATATATGAAGGTTTACAAGCAGATGAAGATGTATAACGATCCGGCATTGAATCCGGTTTTATATAAAAAGTAA
- a CDS encoding glycosyltransferase family 9 protein: MPYRKVLIIRLSALGDVAMTIPVVYSVCRAYPETTFVMLTQKVASQLFINAPRNLQVVVADVKGRHKGFVGLYHLAREVRRLSIDAVADLHDVLRTKVLRFFFKLWGIRVAVIDKGRKEKQELTSRRAKVLRPLRSSFERYGEVFVSLGFSFVPNFVSLYNEGVGDEGLYSELTLPKSSGERWIGVAPFAKHKGKIYPLDRMEKVVSELSEESRVKIFLFGAGDREREILSLWRERYSGVISLADKRYGFAVELSLMSRLDVMISMDSANMHLASLVAVPVVSVWGATHPYCGFLGWRQSDSGVVELPLDCRPCSVFGNKPCYRKDYACLEIAPETIVDRVKSLETLIKEK; encoded by the coding sequence ATGCCTTATCGCAAAGTACTGATTATACGTTTGTCGGCATTGGGCGATGTCGCGATGACTATTCCCGTGGTTTATTCCGTATGCCGGGCTTATCCTGAAACCACATTCGTGATGCTTACTCAAAAAGTGGCTTCACAGTTGTTCATAAACGCTCCGAGAAATTTACAGGTTGTCGTCGCCGATGTCAAGGGAAGGCACAAGGGCTTTGTCGGGCTTTATCATCTGGCTCGGGAGGTTCGTCGGTTGTCCATCGATGCCGTAGCGGATTTGCATGATGTGTTGCGAACGAAGGTGTTGCGCTTTTTTTTCAAATTATGGGGGATTCGTGTTGCCGTAATCGATAAAGGACGGAAAGAAAAACAGGAATTAACGTCTCGCAGGGCGAAAGTGTTGCGTCCGCTTCGTTCCTCTTTCGAACGGTACGGCGAGGTTTTTGTTTCGCTCGGGTTTAGTTTTGTTCCTAACTTCGTCTCTTTGTATAATGAGGGTGTGGGCGACGAAGGATTGTATTCGGAGTTGACGCTCCCGAAATCTTCCGGAGAGCGTTGGATAGGAGTGGCTCCGTTCGCCAAGCATAAAGGTAAGATTTACCCGCTCGACCGTATGGAAAAGGTCGTTTCGGAGTTATCGGAGGAAAGCCGGGTAAAGATTTTTTTGTTTGGAGCGGGCGATCGGGAACGGGAGATTTTGTCCTTATGGCGTGAGCGTTATTCGGGGGTGATTTCTTTGGCGGACAAGCGTTATGGCTTTGCGGTCGAGCTGTCTTTGATGAGCCGTCTCGACGTGATGATTTCGATGGATTCGGCCAATATGCATTTGGCATCGTTGGTGGCGGTTCCGGTCGTTTCGGTTTGGGGAGCTACGCACCCGTATTGCGGCTTCTTAGGTTGGCGACAGTCGGATAGCGGTGTGGTTGAGTTGCCACTGGATTGTCGTCCTTGTTCTGTATTCGGCAATAAGCCTTGTTATCGAAAGGATTATGCATGTTTGGAGATAGCCCCGGAAACTATTGTCGATCGCGTGAAAAGTTTAGAAACTCTAATAAAAGAGAAATAG
- a CDS encoding lipopolysaccharide kinase InaA family protein: MKLVLNPSYCQLRNFVQKLPISFPTLGDCIYKARNELRKFSYEGQWYVVKNYKVPLFINRIAYTFFRPSKASRAYEYALKLRSMGIETPAPVAYIELKSGGLLQHSFFVSENCSYPRMMREFEEGGIAGREDILEAFAAFTVGLHKKGVLHLDYSAGNILFDKQEEGIVFSIIDLNRMRFIPMTPKMCLANFNRFCRDESVVRYVVGVYARLRGWDEVTSIEEALRAHREFWTKIERKETLKRRRESSHSLK, encoded by the coding sequence ATGAAACTTGTTCTGAATCCATCATATTGTCAGCTGCGAAATTTCGTACAGAAACTGCCGATTTCATTTCCTACGTTGGGTGATTGCATTTATAAAGCTAGAAACGAGCTTCGCAAGTTTTCTTATGAGGGGCAGTGGTATGTGGTGAAGAATTATAAAGTGCCGTTGTTTATCAATAGAATCGCTTATACTTTTTTCCGTCCCAGCAAGGCTTCCCGGGCTTATGAGTATGCGTTGAAATTGCGGTCTATGGGAATAGAAACCCCTGCCCCGGTCGCTTATATCGAACTAAAAAGCGGGGGACTTTTGCAGCATTCTTTTTTTGTGTCGGAAAATTGTTCTTATCCTCGTATGATGCGAGAATTCGAGGAGGGCGGTATTGCCGGACGTGAGGATATTCTGGAAGCGTTCGCCGCTTTTACGGTAGGTTTGCATAAAAAAGGGGTCTTACATTTGGACTATTCTGCCGGAAATATTTTGTTCGACAAGCAGGAGGAGGGTATCGTGTTTTCTATTATCGACCTGAACCGTATGCGGTTTATACCGATGACTCCGAAAATGTGCTTAGCCAATTTCAACCGATTTTGTCGGGACGAGTCGGTCGTGCGATATGTCGTAGGGGTGTATGCTCGTTTACGAGGGTGGGACGAGGTTACTTCCATAGAGGAGGCTTTGCGAGCG